One region of Herpetosiphon gulosus genomic DNA includes:
- a CDS encoding response regulator, producing the protein MLQRIAVVDDSSEFQQLIDVMLQYLGIQEIHHWASSLEALPKLLQNPPELLVLDVMMSGMDGLNVWRELRAQPQTHSLPVIICTAAINSIVHQEADLNNDPLTVVLPKPFTLDELRQAIGRVAPLWQVAA; encoded by the coding sequence ATGTTACAGCGCATAGCGGTGGTCGATGATTCGAGTGAATTTCAGCAGTTAATCGATGTGATGTTGCAATACCTTGGCATTCAGGAAATTCACCATTGGGCTTCGAGCCTCGAAGCGTTGCCAAAGTTGTTACAAAACCCACCAGAACTCCTGGTTCTTGATGTAATGATGTCGGGAATGGATGGGTTGAACGTTTGGCGTGAATTGCGTGCTCAGCCTCAAACCCACAGCCTACCAGTGATCATCTGCACCGCTGCGATTAATAGCATCGTGCATCAAGAAGCTGATCTCAATAACGATCCATTAACCGTAGTTTTGCCCAAACCGTTTACGCTTGATGAATTGCGTCAGGCCATAGGGCGGGTCGCACCACTTTGGCAAGTGGCAGCCTAA
- a CDS encoding HNH endonuclease — protein sequence MNSPVLVLNHNYEPLNICSARRALMLVLGGKAEVLEHNHAVLHTTNDTIACPSVIRLGHMIRRPLPNVKLSRREIFRRDHYTCQYCNRSSADLTLDHVLPRHRGGAHSWENLVSACRTCNHRKGGRTPEEARMRLIRPPFRPFASPYYLIERRMHGLGLEEWRKFLPASFQTVEDDQ from the coding sequence ATGAACTCTCCCGTACTCGTCCTCAACCATAATTACGAGCCACTCAATATCTGCTCTGCACGCCGTGCCTTGATGCTTGTGTTGGGTGGTAAAGCCGAAGTGTTGGAACACAACCACGCCGTGTTGCACACGACCAACGACACCATTGCTTGTCCGTCGGTCATCCGATTGGGCCATATGATTCGTCGTCCCTTGCCTAATGTCAAGCTTTCTCGCCGTGAAATTTTCCGTCGCGATCACTACACCTGCCAATATTGTAATCGGAGCAGTGCTGATCTCACGCTTGACCATGTGTTGCCGCGCCATCGAGGTGGTGCACATAGCTGGGAAAATCTTGTAAGCGCCTGCCGAACGTGTAATCATCGCAAAGGTGGGCGAACTCCCGAGGAGGCACGAATGCGCTTAATTCGGCCACCCTTTCGCCCGTTTGCTAGCCCATACTATTTAATCGAACGCCGAATGCATGGGCTTGGTCTTGAAGAATGGCGTAAATTTCTGCCTGCGTCCTTTCAGACCGTGGAGGACGATCAATAA
- a CDS encoding aldo/keto reductase: MRYRKLGRTGLKVSELCLGTMTFGWSVEEPESFAIMSQALDAGINFFDTADVYSRWDPRSYAGKTEEIIGRWLAEEPSRRDKVVLATKVRGQMGDQPNDQGLSRKHIIAAVDASLRRLQTDYIDLYQTHFPDGEVPIDETLRALDDLVRAGKVRYIGCSNYRAWQLMEALWTSDKLNLARYDSLQPHYHLLNRAEFERELQPVCAKYGVGVIVYSPLAGGLLTGKFRRDQPIPEGTRVAERGRDDKRLSEPLWTLIDQLEVLAEKHQKTIPQLAVAWVTGAPAITSAIIGATSSGQLHDTLGAADFELSSEDRAILDNLSAWENV, encoded by the coding sequence ATGCGCTATCGCAAATTAGGCCGAACAGGACTTAAAGTTTCGGAATTATGCTTGGGTACAATGACTTTTGGCTGGAGTGTTGAAGAGCCAGAATCGTTTGCAATTATGAGTCAAGCACTCGATGCTGGAATCAATTTCTTCGATACTGCTGATGTTTATTCGCGTTGGGACCCACGTTCGTATGCTGGCAAAACTGAGGAAATTATCGGGCGTTGGCTGGCCGAGGAGCCAAGTCGCCGCGATAAAGTGGTGCTTGCAACCAAAGTGCGCGGCCAAATGGGCGATCAGCCGAACGATCAAGGGCTTTCGCGCAAGCATATTATTGCAGCAGTTGATGCCAGCTTGCGGCGCTTACAAACTGATTATATCGACCTCTATCAAACCCACTTTCCCGACGGCGAAGTGCCAATCGACGAGACTTTGCGAGCGCTTGATGATTTGGTACGAGCAGGCAAAGTGCGCTACATTGGCTGCTCGAATTATCGCGCATGGCAATTGATGGAAGCCCTATGGACAAGCGATAAACTGAATCTTGCCCGTTACGATTCACTGCAACCACATTATCATTTGCTCAATCGAGCCGAGTTTGAGCGCGAATTACAACCTGTTTGCGCCAAGTATGGGGTTGGGGTGATTGTCTATAGCCCGCTGGCAGGTGGCTTGTTGACTGGCAAGTTTCGGCGTGATCAGCCCATCCCTGAGGGCACGCGGGTTGCTGAACGTGGCCGTGATGACAAACGCTTGAGCGAGCCATTGTGGACATTAATTGATCAGCTAGAAGTGTTAGCTGAGAAGCACCAAAAAACCATTCCCCAACTGGCAGTGGCATGGGTCACAGGTGCACCAGCGATCACCTCGGCGATTATTGGGGCAACCAGTAGTGGCCAACTCCACGATACCTTGGGCGCAGCCGATTTTGAGTTGAGTAGCGAAGATCGGGCCATTTTGGACAACCTAAGTGCTTGGGAGAACGTCTAA
- a CDS encoding carboxylate-amine ligase, with the protein MEYRDPGHPHFPFTIGIEEEYQIIDPETRELKSYITQILDEGQLILREQMKPEMHQSIVEVGTHVCRTVEEARAEIIRLRGAIGSLAASKGLRIAAAGTHPFSSWQKQDIYPHERYYGVIEEMQEAARRLLIFGMHVHIGMPDNETCIEIMNVARYFLPHLLALSTSSPFWMGRKTGFQSYRSIIFTNFPRTGIPDTFQSYAEFEQYINILLKTHSIDNGKKVWWDARPHPMFGTLEVRICDIATKVDEAIMIAGLVQAIFVKIYSLFRQNQTFRVYSRALINENKWRAARYGMGGKLIDFGRREELSAHDLMAELREFVDDVVDDLGSRSAVDYIDQVLKHGTSAERQLRTYEETGDIKAVVDQLIRETMEGVPLDQATQVVSG; encoded by the coding sequence ATGGAATATCGTGATCCAGGGCATCCGCATTTTCCTTTTACGATTGGGATCGAAGAAGAATATCAGATTATCGATCCTGAAACCCGCGAATTAAAATCGTACATTACCCAAATTCTCGACGAGGGTCAGTTGATTTTACGCGAGCAGATGAAGCCCGAAATGCATCAATCGATTGTCGAGGTGGGCACGCATGTCTGTCGCACGGTCGAGGAAGCTCGTGCCGAAATTATTCGTTTGCGCGGAGCAATTGGCAGTTTGGCTGCGAGCAAAGGCTTGCGGATTGCTGCTGCTGGCACACACCCATTTTCGTCGTGGCAAAAGCAGGATATTTACCCCCACGAGCGCTATTATGGCGTGATCGAGGAGATGCAAGAGGCGGCGCGACGCTTGTTGATTTTTGGTATGCATGTGCACATCGGCATGCCCGATAACGAAACCTGCATCGAAATTATGAATGTGGCGCGTTACTTTCTGCCGCATTTATTGGCGCTTTCCACCTCATCGCCCTTCTGGATGGGCCGCAAAACTGGTTTTCAATCGTATCGCTCAATCATCTTTACCAACTTTCCACGCACTGGCATTCCCGATACCTTCCAATCGTATGCCGAATTTGAGCAATATATCAACATTTTGCTCAAAACTCATAGCATCGACAATGGCAAAAAAGTCTGGTGGGATGCGCGGCCACACCCGATGTTTGGCACGCTAGAAGTGCGGATTTGCGATATTGCCACCAAAGTTGACGAAGCAATTATGATCGCTGGCTTGGTTCAGGCGATTTTTGTCAAAATTTACAGCTTATTCCGCCAAAACCAAACCTTCCGCGTTTACAGTCGCGCCTTGATCAACGAAAACAAATGGCGGGCGGCTCGTTATGGAATGGGTGGCAAGCTGATCGATTTTGGCCGCCGCGAAGAATTATCAGCCCATGATCTGATGGCCGAATTGCGTGAATTTGTTGATGATGTGGTCGATGACCTTGGCTCGCGCTCAGCGGTCGATTATATTGACCAAGTGCTCAAGCATGGCACCAGCGCCGAACGCCAACTGCGCACCTACGAAGAAACTGGCGACATCAAAGCGGTCGTTGATCAACTGATTCGCGAAACGATGGAAGGCGTACCGCTCGATCAGGCAACTCAAGTAGTCAGCGGCTAA
- a CDS encoding helix-turn-helix transcriptional regulator — translation MASLSEAIGAIIKRKRSRDRLTQNDLGAKVGVSGSYISAVEAGNTSPRIAEVEGLAQVFRTTALEMISEAASTETKIYSDSRREQEALLSIFTTLSPDRRQQVYEFVLFQRDLQDRNDDKRNN, via the coding sequence ATGGCTAGTTTGAGTGAGGCTATTGGCGCAATTATCAAACGCAAACGCTCTCGCGATCGCTTAACCCAAAATGATTTAGGCGCAAAAGTTGGAGTTTCTGGCTCATACATTAGCGCGGTTGAGGCTGGCAATACTTCACCACGAATTGCCGAAGTTGAAGGCTTGGCTCAAGTATTTCGGACGACTGCCTTAGAAATGATTAGCGAAGCAGCCTCGACTGAAACCAAAATCTACTCCGATTCGCGGCGTGAACAAGAAGCATTGCTCTCAATTTTTACTACGCTTAGCCCTGATCGCCGCCAGCAAGTTTATGAATTTGTCTTGTTTCAGCGCGATTTACAAGATCGTAACGATGATAAGCGTAATAACTAG
- a CDS encoding hemolysin family protein — protein sequence MDPASSLELLGLAMCLIIVSVASAAEAALSTISRHRMNTLLENGERRANVAMRLLEDPYHLRIGTLLLSTVGTIGATALLLTFVANRTGWQQASFLLIFLLVWLTIGTTLPKTLATAYPDSMVLWTVRPLRILLWLVAPMQWLLRQIARPIGLVTGQHPHIVTEEELKLMVNVGEEEGVIEAEERDMIEGIFEFSDTAVREVMVPRIDIVGLAATASMEEALNLFISAGHSRLPIYDESIDHVLGVLYAKDLFPLLRDGLRDAPLRSLVRQPYFVPDSIKVDDLMRALQSRKVHMAIIVDEYGSTAGLVTIEDLLEEIVGEIQDEFDSEEAPIQQLGPHEWLFDGRVSIDAVNDATELTLINDDVDSLGGFVLSMLGSMPNVGDVIQVGDTTIEVVTIQGLRPQRLRVSLAHAEHELAEVGSNTDDG from the coding sequence ATGGACCCTGCATCTAGTTTAGAGCTGCTTGGGCTTGCGATGTGTCTCATTATTGTGAGTGTCGCCTCAGCAGCCGAAGCAGCGCTCTCTACTATCTCACGCCATCGAATGAATACGCTGTTGGAGAACGGCGAACGCCGCGCCAATGTGGCGATGCGCCTGTTGGAAGACCCCTATCATCTACGAATTGGGACGTTGTTGCTTAGTACAGTTGGGACAATTGGGGCAACAGCGCTGCTCTTGACTTTTGTCGCCAATCGCACTGGTTGGCAACAAGCCTCGTTTCTGTTGATATTTCTGCTGGTTTGGCTCACCATCGGCACAACCTTACCTAAAACCCTCGCCACCGCCTATCCCGATAGTATGGTGCTTTGGACGGTGCGTCCATTGCGGATTTTGCTGTGGTTGGTTGCGCCAATGCAATGGCTGTTACGCCAAATTGCCCGCCCAATTGGCCTGGTGACTGGTCAACATCCTCACATCGTTACCGAAGAAGAACTGAAATTAATGGTCAACGTTGGCGAAGAAGAGGGCGTGATCGAAGCTGAAGAGCGCGACATGATCGAGGGCATTTTTGAATTTAGTGATACCGCTGTGCGCGAAGTGATGGTCCCACGGATTGATATTGTCGGTTTGGCAGCGACCGCATCGATGGAAGAAGCGCTGAATTTGTTTATTAGCGCTGGCCACTCGCGGTTACCAATCTACGACGAATCAATTGACCATGTGCTCGGAGTGTTGTACGCTAAGGATCTGTTTCCGCTGTTGCGTGATGGATTGCGTGATGCGCCATTACGCTCCTTGGTACGCCAGCCCTATTTTGTGCCCGATTCGATCAAAGTTGATGATTTGATGCGGGCTTTGCAAAGCCGCAAAGTGCACATGGCGATTATCGTCGATGAATATGGTAGCACGGCGGGCTTAGTCACAATTGAGGATTTGCTGGAAGAGATCGTTGGCGAAATTCAAGATGAGTTCGATAGCGAAGAAGCACCGATTCAACAGCTTGGCCCTCACGAATGGCTGTTCGATGGTCGGGTCTCGATTGATGCAGTCAATGATGCCACAGAGTTAACATTAATCAATGACGATGTAGATAGTCTCGGTGGCTTCGTTTTGTCAATGTTAGGCTCAATGCCCAACGTCGGCGATGTTATCCAAGTTGGTGATACAACGATTGAAGTTGTGACCATTCAAGGCTTGCGACCACAACGCCTGCGCGTAAGCTTAGCCCATGCCGAACACGAGCTAGCCGAGGTTGGGAGTAATACCGATGATGGTTGA
- the cdd gene encoding cytidine deaminase, protein MMVDYQALLANAKTARERAYTPYSRFKVGAAVLTASGQIFHGCNIENAAYPVCLCAERSALAAAWSAGEIEFIALAVVADTPGPVAPCGMCRQFMFELAPDLPVLLANLAEQTQHTTPRELLPSGFASESLNHNR, encoded by the coding sequence ATGATGGTTGACTACCAAGCCCTGTTGGCCAACGCCAAAACCGCCCGCGAACGAGCTTACACGCCATACTCACGTTTCAAAGTTGGCGCGGCAGTGCTGACAGCCAGCGGACAAATATTCCATGGTTGTAATATTGAAAATGCAGCTTATCCGGTCTGTTTATGCGCTGAACGCTCGGCCCTCGCTGCGGCTTGGAGCGCTGGCGAAATTGAGTTTATCGCACTAGCGGTCGTTGCCGATACGCCTGGCCCAGTTGCGCCCTGTGGTATGTGCCGCCAATTTATGTTTGAGCTAGCTCCCGATCTGCCTGTGCTGCTGGCAAATTTGGCCGAGCAAACCCAACATACCACGCCACGCGAGTTGCTACCTAGTGGCTTCGCTTCCGAAAGTTTAAACCACAACCGTTAG
- a CDS encoding aldo/keto reductase, with amino-acid sequence MLKRTIGKSGIEVSALGLGCWAIGGPFNHNGNPSGWGQVDDAESIQAIHAALELGVNFLDTANVYGCGHSEQIIAQAIAGRRDQVILATKFGNSWADGSKDSFEQIPISPAEIRQQLEASLKRLNTDYVDLLQFHLWGYPVEDAAPVRDTLESLVSEGKIRGYGWSTDRLDAIKLFAEGPHCIAVQQQLNLLHGHSTGESDAIIAFCEAHNLASINRAPLAMGLLTGKFTPSTSFSSDDVRSKVEWFEGFQAGKPNPEWLKKLEALREVLTSEGRTLTQGALAWLWGRSSQTLPIPGFRTVAQASENAKALQFGPLNPAQMQQIASILQA; translated from the coding sequence ATGCTCAAGCGAACCATTGGCAAAAGTGGGATTGAAGTCAGTGCTTTGGGCTTAGGCTGTTGGGCGATTGGCGGCCCATTCAATCACAATGGCAATCCATCTGGCTGGGGCCAAGTTGACGATGCAGAATCAATTCAGGCGATTCATGCAGCGCTTGAATTAGGGGTTAATTTTCTCGATACCGCCAATGTCTATGGTTGTGGTCATAGCGAGCAGATTATTGCTCAAGCCATCGCTGGCCGCCGCGATCAAGTGATTCTAGCAACTAAATTTGGCAATAGCTGGGCTGATGGCAGCAAAGATTCCTTCGAGCAAATTCCGATTAGCCCTGCCGAAATTCGCCAACAACTGGAAGCCAGCCTCAAACGGCTCAATACCGATTATGTCGATTTATTGCAATTTCATTTGTGGGGCTATCCGGTCGAAGATGCTGCTCCAGTTCGCGATACGCTCGAAAGCTTGGTGAGCGAGGGCAAAATTCGCGGCTATGGTTGGAGCACCGATCGGCTTGATGCGATTAAACTCTTTGCTGAAGGCCCACATTGTATTGCTGTGCAACAACAATTGAATTTACTGCATGGCCATAGCACGGGCGAGAGCGATGCAATTATTGCCTTTTGCGAAGCCCACAATTTAGCCAGCATCAACCGTGCACCACTAGCGATGGGCTTGTTGACTGGAAAATTCACTCCCAGCACTAGCTTTAGCAGCGACGATGTGCGCAGTAAAGTTGAATGGTTTGAAGGTTTTCAGGCTGGCAAGCCCAATCCTGAATGGCTCAAAAAGCTCGAAGCCTTGCGCGAAGTATTGACCAGTGAGGGCCGCACGCTAACTCAAGGAGCTTTGGCTTGGTTATGGGGGCGCAGCAGCCAAACCTTGCCAATTCCAGGCTTCCGCACCGTCGCCCAAGCCAGCGAAAATGCCAAGGCACTGCAATTTGGCCCATTGAACCCCGCCCAAATGCAGCAAATTGCTAGCATTTTGCAAGCCTAA
- a CDS encoding PadR family transcriptional regulator, producing the protein MKKLTQAEAAILSLLAEQPRYGYELEQIIQARGMRSWTEIAFSSIYYLLKKLEHAQLVAGETSQGDGRPSRMVYNILPSGRVALQESLRTMLSVPQQRYSALLLGMANLPLLELSEVVVALEQYCEELRSQIGRVHQRRDEEPTLPWHIHGLFDYTETMIQAEHDWLTNYLAQIRQQLNQA; encoded by the coding sequence ATGAAAAAGTTGACTCAGGCTGAGGCGGCGATTTTAAGCTTGTTGGCAGAGCAGCCACGCTATGGCTATGAGCTCGAACAAATTATTCAGGCGCGGGGGATGCGCTCGTGGACGGAAATAGCCTTTTCGTCGATCTATTATTTGCTTAAAAAGCTTGAGCATGCGCAATTGGTCGCGGGCGAAACATCCCAAGGCGATGGGCGGCCATCACGCATGGTCTACAACATTCTACCAAGTGGGCGGGTTGCTTTGCAAGAGAGCCTGCGCACAATGCTGAGCGTGCCGCAGCAACGTTATTCAGCCTTGCTGTTGGGCATGGCCAATTTACCATTGCTTGAGCTAAGCGAGGTTGTGGTTGCCTTGGAGCAATATTGTGAGGAGTTACGGTCGCAAATTGGGCGGGTGCACCAACGTCGCGATGAAGAACCAACCCTACCTTGGCATATTCATGGCTTATTCGATTATACCGAAACCATGATTCAGGCTGAGCACGATTGGCTAACAAATTATTTAGCCCAGATTCGGCAGCAACTTAACCAAGCTTAG